In one Bacillus thuringiensis genomic region, the following are encoded:
- a CDS encoding peptide ABC transporter substrate-binding protein, translating into MKRKKMKKLTAVVAPVLVMSMALTACSGSGDKEKASTTPKSGEKEGGKLAAKQVLNLTESQEIPSMDSAKATDQVSFLALNNVMEGLYRLDKDNKATPGVAESYKKSDDGKKYTFTLNKNAKWSNGEPVTAKDFVFAWKRAVDKNTAAEYAYIMFDLKNAQAINEGKAELDTLGVKAVDDYTLEVELENPVPYFVELTSFGTFYPLNEKFVKEKGEKYGLESDTTLYNGPFTLTDWKHEEGWKLKKNAQYWDNKTVKLDEINFDVVKDSGTRVNLYESGQIDRSGLTSEFVDKYKSNPDFFTQKTPSTFFLRLNQKRGGQDTVLKNKDLRLAIAKAYDKKGLTNVILNDGSTPADYLVPKEFAKSPDGKDFRKENGDILKTDVKKAKEHWEKAKKELGKDAITVELLNYDGDGAKKVGEFLKGELEKNLPGLTVNLKNQPFKQKLKLESDLDYDLSYAGWGPDYLDPMTFIDMFVTNGPHNQTGYSNPKYDEIVQKGKGELLTKTKERWDSLLKAEKMLLDDAVIAPLYQRGDAIVQRQKVKGIVHHPVGGDYSYKWAYITEDK; encoded by the coding sequence ATGAAGAGAAAAAAGATGAAAAAATTGACAGCGGTCGTAGCACCAGTTTTAGTAATGAGTATGGCATTAACGGCTTGCTCTGGATCAGGAGATAAAGAGAAGGCAAGCACAACACCAAAAAGCGGTGAAAAAGAAGGTGGAAAGCTAGCGGCGAAGCAAGTGCTTAATTTAACAGAGTCTCAAGAGATTCCATCTATGGACTCTGCTAAAGCGACAGACCAAGTATCGTTTCTCGCTTTAAACAACGTAATGGAAGGTTTATATCGACTTGATAAAGATAATAAAGCAACACCAGGAGTTGCTGAATCATATAAAAAGAGTGATGATGGTAAAAAATATACATTTACATTAAATAAAAATGCAAAATGGTCAAATGGAGAGCCTGTAACAGCGAAAGATTTCGTGTTTGCTTGGAAACGTGCGGTAGATAAAAATACAGCAGCAGAATATGCATACATTATGTTTGATTTGAAAAATGCACAAGCGATTAATGAAGGAAAAGCGGAACTAGATACGTTAGGAGTAAAAGCTGTAGATGACTATACGTTAGAAGTAGAATTAGAAAATCCAGTTCCTTACTTTGTAGAATTAACTTCATTTGGAACATTTTATCCATTAAACGAGAAATTTGTAAAAGAAAAAGGAGAAAAGTACGGTTTAGAATCAGATACGACGTTATACAACGGACCGTTTACATTAACAGACTGGAAACATGAAGAAGGATGGAAATTAAAGAAAAATGCACAATATTGGGATAATAAAACAGTTAAGTTAGATGAAATCAACTTTGACGTAGTAAAAGATAGCGGTACACGTGTTAACTTATATGAAAGTGGACAAATCGATCGTTCAGGACTTACATCTGAATTTGTTGACAAATATAAATCAAACCCCGACTTCTTTACACAAAAAACACCATCAACGTTCTTCTTACGTTTAAACCAAAAACGTGGTGGGCAAGATACAGTATTAAAGAACAAAGATTTACGTTTAGCGATTGCAAAGGCATATGATAAAAAAGGCTTAACGAACGTTATTTTAAATGACGGTTCTACACCTGCAGATTATTTAGTACCAAAAGAATTTGCTAAGAGCCCAGATGGAAAAGACTTCCGTAAAGAAAATGGAGATATTTTAAAAACAGATGTGAAAAAAGCAAAAGAGCATTGGGAAAAAGCGAAAAAAGAACTTGGAAAAGATGCAATTACAGTAGAACTATTAAACTATGATGGTGATGGTGCGAAAAAAGTAGGAGAATTCTTAAAAGGAGAACTTGAGAAAAACTTACCAGGTTTAACAGTGAATTTGAAAAACCAGCCATTTAAACAAAAGTTAAAATTAGAATCAGATCTAGATTATGATTTATCTTACGCTGGTTGGGGGCCTGACTACTTAGATCCAATGACATTCATTGATATGTTCGTTACAAATGGTCCTCATAACCAAACTGGATATTCAAATCCAAAATATGATGAAATTGTACAAAAAGGTAAAGGTGAGCTATTAACGAAAACGAAAGAGCGTTGGGATAGCTTACTAAAAGCTGAGAAAATGTTACTTGATGATGCTGTAATTGCACCATTATATCAACGTGGTGATGCTATCGTTCAAAGACAGAAAGTAAAAGGTATTGTTCACCATCCAGTTGGTGGAGACTACAGCTATAAATGGGCATATATTACAGAGGATAAGTAA